The DNA region ATAGCAAATAACTCCGCATATTTTTCAAAGAAAGGGATTATATAGTGAACATCCGATATATTATTACATCATTTGTCCGAATGATCTTCCTTTTGATTTCAATTACTATGATCAGCTTTTTTCTGATTACTTCTTCCCCTATGAACCCTGTTGATTCCTATTTGGGAGAAATCAGCATATCCGAAGAACAGAGAGCAAAAATTGAAGAAGAATGGGGACTCAATAAATCGCCTGTAGAGCGGTACATTACCTGGGGCACGCATTTTATCTCCGGTGATATGGGAGATTCCATCAGCTACCATGAGCCCGTCAGCAAAGTGCTGAAAGAACGTTTTCAGGCGTCTTTAATTCTCATGGGCACTGCGTGGATACTCTCAGGCATTCTTGGTTTTACACTTGGCGTTATTTCAGGTACTTATAAAGGCAGTATCCTAGACAATATCATCAAAACGGTCAGTCTTCTCTTTGCATCCACCCCCGTATTCTGGATCGGACTGGTAATGCTTGTCATTTTCGCGGTGGAGTTACAATGGTTCCCTCTGGGTCTTGCAGCACCGGCAGGAAAACTGTCTTCCCAAGTCACCGTCATGGAACGACTCCATCATCTTATACTCCCTGCTTTGACATTGAGCATCTCTGAAATTTCTTATATCTGCCTTCATACCAGGCAAAAGCTGATCGACATTATGGAAAGTGACTATGTTCTCTTTGCCAAAGCGCGCGGTGAATCTACAAAACAGATTATTATGCGCCATGGTCTCCGAAATATATGCCTTCCTGCTGTCACCCTGCAGTTTGCCTACATCAGTGAACTTTTTGGCGGATCTGTACTTGCAGAGCAGGTCTTCTCCTATCCCGGATTGGGAAATGCCGCCACCCACGCAGGACTGCACGGAGACGCGCCTATGCTCCTCGGTGTTGCTGTTTTCAGTGCGCTTTTTGTATTTGCAGGCAACATGATGGCAAATATTGCCTATGGTATTATTGACCCCCGCATCAGGGAAGGAGGTAATCTCGATGCCTGAAAAGGAAATATCTCTGGCCCCGCTTCCCTTTTTTAATCCTCGTCGTAAAGTTCTGCTTATCATTTTTTCCGGACTTTTCATTCTCATTGCCGTATGTCTGTGGGGATTTTTTATGAATCCTGAACTTTATGGACCAAATTACGCTGCTAAACGGCTTTCTCCCTCGCTCGTCCATTTATTCGGTACTGACCAATTAGGACGGGATATGTTCTATCGAACAATCAGCGGCCTTTCACTTAGTATTCAAATCGGACTTCTTTCTGCTGTATTGAGTTCTTTTATCGCTCTCGTACTGGGAAGCATGTCTGCTATTTACGGAGGAAAAGTAGATTATATCATTAACTACCTCGTCGATCTCTGTATGGGTGTCCCTCACCTGATTCTTCTTATTTTAATTTCCATCGCCTGCAACAGCGGCGCCATCGGCGTTATCACCGGTGTGGCTCTTACACATTGGCCGGCGCTGACCCGTGTAGTCAGAGCGGAAGTCATGCAGGTACGTTCCGCCAAGTACGTCCAACTTTCGAGGCACATGGGAAAAAGTTCATGGTATATCGCAGTCCGGCATATTATTCCCCATGTTTTTCCACAATATATAGTCGGCCTGATACTGCTGTTTCCCCATGCCATCCTTCATGAAGCAGGAATTACCTTCCTTGGTTACGGTCTTCCTCTGGATACGCCTGCGGTTGGAATTATCCTTTCAGAATCCATGAAATATCTTTCCGCCGGTATGTGGTGGCTCGCAGTATTCCCGGGTATTGCACTGCTCATTACCGTACAGCTGTTTGATATCATCGGTGATTATATGAAAATTTATATTGACCCCCACAGTGCGCGGAAATAGGAGGAATTATGACAGAACAAATGAATACGCTCCTTGACGTCCGCCATCTTTCCGTCAGCTTTGAAAGTTACGATGCCAAATTACAGAAAGTTATTTTTACTGCTGTAAAGGACATGAGCCTCACTTTAGAAAAAGGAAAAATTCTCGCTATCGTAGGTTCCAGCGGTTCAGGGAAAAGTCTCCTTGCCCATGCGGTCATGGGAATTCTCCCTGATAATGCAAAAACAGGCGGCACCTTCTATTACAAGGGAGAAAAACTTACAAAGAAGAAGATAGAAGAAATCCGCGGTAAGAAGATGGCTTTTATTCCTCAATCCATTTCTTTCCTTGATCCACTCATGCCCGTAGGAGAACAGGTACAAGGCATTCAGGGCAAAGCAGTTCGGGAACTTCAGGAAAAACTCTTCAAACATTTTCACCTGAAAGAGGGTACCGATAAGCTTTACCCTTTCCAGCTCTCCGGAGGTATGGCAAGAAGAATCCTGCTTTCCACCGCTCTTGTGGGGAATTCTGAACTCATCATCGCTGACGAACCTACCCCCGGTCTTGATTTGGATACAGCGGTTAAAGCATTACAGGATTTTCGCAGTATCGCCAATGAAGGCCGAGGAATCATTCTCATCACCCACGATATCGACCTTGCGATCCATATCGCCGACTCTATCGCCATATTCCACGACGGACGCATCATTGAAACCGCCGACACAAGCACTTTCACAGGAGACGGTGAGGGACTGAAACACCCATACAGCAGAGCTCTTTTCGCCGCACTCCCCCAGAACGGTTTCCGTCTGGATGTATGTCCCCGATGCGGAGCCTGCAGTGCGACATGGGAAGTTGATGAAGCAGGAATGAGGTGTAATTGTGAACATACTTGATGTAAAAAGCATCTGTTTCCGATATAACCGGAGCCCTTATGTACTGAAAAATATCAGTTTCTCCGTTAAAGAAGGGGAAATCATCGTACTCCTGGGTCCGAGCGGTTACGGAAAAAGTACTTTGGCACAGCTGATTTCGGGATTTCTGAAGCCAACAGAAGGTGAGATTCTTTTTGAAGGAAAACCATTGCCAAAATCAGGATTTTCTCCTGTCCAGCTTATTTACCAGCATCCCGAACAGGCAGTGAATCCCCGATGGAAAATGAAAGATATTCTTTATGAGCCAGGCATACCGGAAGAAAACGTACTAAAAGAAATAGGCATTCAGGAAAAATGGTATGACCGATGGCCCAATGAACTGTCCGGCGGTGAGCTGCAACGTTTCTGCGTGGCGCGGGCTCTGCGAAAAAACACCAGACTTCTAATTTGTGATGAGATGACCACCATGCTTGACGCACTGAACCAGGCACACATATGGAACTATGTCCTGAAATATGCGAAGCAAAATAACATAACGCTCATTGCCATCACCCACAACAAATATCTGGCAGAAAAAATCGCAAATCGAATCATCAAACTGCCTGATCTGAATCATATAGATGTGGATACATCCGATATATGATATATAATTTAAAAATCCCCGATGCAGTGAATCTTCGGGGATTTTTAATGCCGTTTTACATAGGACAAATCTGAACGAATAACGGCTCATATTTTTTTGTGATTCAAAAAGATTGCAATACTCCGCTTTCTGCGTCTTTCCTACAAAATAAACACTATGCTTCCCATCATATTTTATTTCTCCCGCTCTCCCAGGCGATACCCCACGCCTCGAATGGTCCGTATGGCGGCACCTTCACCTCCCAGTTTCTGCCGCAGGCTCATGATATGCATATCAATAGTCCGGCTTTCCATTTCAAAAGGAATATCCCACACCGCCTGCATAATCTGCTCCCTAGAAAGGACAATCCCTTTATTCAGGAGCAGGTAGCATAATAATTGAAATTCTTTCAGCGTGACCGCCACTTCTTTCTCATCCACTGTCACTACATGGCGGTTTCGATCTGCACGGATAGTTCCAAAAGAAAGCAATTCCCCTTTATTCTCCGCCATTTTTCCACTTCTCCGCAGGACGGAACGAATACGCGACAGCAGTTCCATGATACCGAAAGGTTTTATTACATAGTCATCTGCACCGAGATCAAGCCCGCGAACCACATCAAATTCGCTGCTTTTAGCTGTCATCATGATAATCGGTATATTTGCTTCCCGCTCTCTGATCTTTTTTAAAATGCTGAGTCCATCTTCACCGGGAAGCATGACATCAAGCAGTACCAAATCGGGTACTGCCTTTTTCATCCCTTTGTAGAAATCATCCGCACAGCCAAATCCTTCCATGCCATATCCCTGCCCCCGCAGCGCGTAGCCTACCAGATCGCGGATGCTTTCATCATCTTCCACACAGTAAATCAGCATATCATTCTCCCTGTTGCACCAATGTACCGCATAAACCGCTTTTCTTTCATTATACTACAGCATACTGCGCCGCCTTCCTACAAGATATTTCACATATGTCCATTTTTTTCAAGAGCGGCTACTTCTCCTGCAGTAAGCCGCCGGTACGTACCTTCTTCCAATGTGGGATCAAGGACAACAGAACCTATACGAATCCGCTTTAAGTAGATGACCTCTTTTCCAAGTGCATGAAACATACGCTTAATCTGATGAAATTTTCCTTCCTGCACCACAACCCGAATTTCACTTACCCCGTTTTCCAATGCCGATTTCGGTGCCCGGCTGTTTGCCAAATCCATAAAATCACTTTCCAGAGCATTTTCACGATATCCGTCAATCATGAGTTTTGCAGGAAGTGCCGTAAATATTTCATCGACATAAATACCTTTCTCAAACTTTTCCCTGTCTGCCTCATCCACCCTGCCGTCAATGCGGGCATAATATTCTTTATCAATATGCTTTTTTGGAGAAAGCAGACGATGATGAAAACCGCCGTCATTTGTGACCAGAAGAAGTCCTACGGTATCTTTATCCAACCGTCCTACCGGAGACAGATCCTTGCGCCGCCTTTCTCCAAAAAAATCCAATACTGTTTTCTGATACCGGTCTTCTGTCGCCGTGATGACACCTGCCGGTTTATTCAGCATATAGTATTCATAACGAAAATAGGGTACCGGTTCTCCTGCAAAAATAATCTCATCATTTTCATTGACCATAAACCCGGGATCCGTTATCTTTTCTCCGTTGACCTGTACTGCGCCCTTTCGTATGTCCCGTTTCAATTCCGTCCGCGTACCCATATTCATATCGGAAAGAAATTTGTCCAGCCGCATAACATCCTCCTCATCTGCATCTCTTCCGCCATTTCTATTATACAAGAACAAAAGAAATCAAATCATATTATGCCTGCATCCCACAGTAAAAACCCACCTTGTGAATAAGGTGAGTTTTTTCATGCTTATATGGCTGAATTCCTTTACTGCTTATCAGCATTTTCCACGGCTTTTCTGCTGTATTCATCTGTCCATTTTTTAAAATTGCCATTGTCTGTATTTTCTTTAATGACTTTATTGACGACAGCCACCACATCTTCATTTCCTTTTTGCACCGCTGCAGCAGAACTCTTCACTGCATTCGGGAATTCTACCTCAGAGAACATAAGATCATCATTGAATACAAGGTACTGTCCGCCGACAATCCCTTCCACCACAAGCCCATCCACTTTCCCCTGTTTCAATTCAAGCACTACTTCCGGCACATGAGCTAAAGAAACAATCTTCGTGTCTTTAATCTTTTCTTTGGCAAGAGCTTCCTGGGTTGTCGATTTTTGTACGCCGACGGTTTTCCCGAAAAGGTCTTCCAATTTTTTGTATCGGCTGCCATCTTCCTTACGAATGATAACTTTCTGCTCTGTCGGCAGGTAATCCGCGGAGAAATCCATGGACTTTTTACGTTCCTCTGTCGGATTGATGCCCGCAATGGCGATATCCACCTTTCCTCCGGTCAGCGAAGTGAGAAGCGCCTGGAAATTCATATCCTGCACTTCCAGTTTCACCCCTAATTCATCAGCTATTTTCTGCGCCAGCGCCATGTCAATACCGATAACTTTCTTTTCACCGACAGAGGTATCAATAAATTCATAAGGCGGATAACCGGAAGCAGTCCCTACCACAAGTTTCCCCTGCTTTTTGATCTTCTGCATCAGTGGACTTTCTTTCTGCACAGCCCCCTGGTCCGGTGCTTTATTCCCATCACTGCAGCCTGAAACAAACAGCGCCGCGGAAGCTGCTATCCCCAAAATCACCGCTCTTATCATTTTCCTCGCATTCATTTTTTCCGCTCCTTTCCAACATACTGCATTGCTCTTTTTAATAGTGCAAAGGTATATTAGCATAATTATTCATATATGTCAATAATTATTCATATAAAATTTAATTCCTTATTTTCTATAATTCGTAAGTATTATAAATCCCCCCTTCCTCTAAATGCATATTCTCTCATTCTACACATATAAAAAGACGCCCCCAAGGAGCGCCTTTCCATTTTTGTCATTTTGCTTTTTCAACAGCGACCTTGCTATACTCATCCACCCATTTTTCAAAATTTCCATTTTTCGTATTTTCATCAATCACATCATTAATCAATTTAACCAGGTCATCATTTCCTTTTTGCAGTGCAACAGCAGAAAGTTTCTTTGCATCAGGAAAAGTCACATCAGCCAGTACAAGATCCGGATTAAAAATCAGGTACTGCCGCGCAACAATCCCTTCTATAATGATTCCGTTCAGCTTGCCGTGTTTTAATTCAAGCACCGCGTCGGGAACACTTGTCAGCCCCACAGATTTTGCCCCTTCTACTTTCTGGGCGGCGGCTTCCTGGGTAGTGGACTTTTCAGCACCGATAACTGCTCCTTTTAAATCAGCTGCAGTTTTATATTTCGCAGCATCATCTTTTTTGATCAGCAGCTTTTGTTCCGTCGGCAGATAGGATTTGGAAAAAGCCATCGCCTTTTCCCTTTCCGCCGTCGGAAAGATACCACCCACCGCAATATCTACTTTATTTGCCGTCACGGAAGAAAGAAGCGCAGAAAACCCCATGTCCTGTACTTCCAATTTCACGCCTAACTTATCGGCAATCTGCTGTGCCAGTTCGATATCAAGTCCGATAACCTTCTTTTCACCACTCGCGGCGTCTACAAAAACATAGGGAGGGTAACCGGAAGAAGTTCCTACAACAATCTTGCCTTTTTCCTTAATTTTCTGCATCAGGTTTCCCTGAGCTTGTGCATTCTGTGGTGCTGCCGTCCTGCTGCTGTCACCGCATCCGGAAATGGCAAGCGCGCATACGGCCGCTAATCCTAAAATCGCTGATCTAACTGCATGTTTCATTTAAATAACTCCTTCCCTTACTCAATTTTATGTATTATACACCGCTCTATCCGCCGTGAAAATGCGGTATGACATCTTTCTTACCTTACCGACCGTACTTTCAGGCGTATTTCCAGAACACGCAGACAGGAAGAAACAAAGAATGTCATCACAAAGTAGTATACCGCGACAATGACAAGCGGAGGAAAAGGCTGGAAACTGATTCCCTGAATGGTCGCCGCCGTATACATGAGATCCGCCATGCCGATGACGGACACCTGGGAAGACTCCTTGATAAGGGTAACAAATTCATTACCAATCACCGGCAGGATATTTCTGATTGCCTGGGGAATAATAATCCGCACCATAGATTCCCATTTCGAAAATCCAAGAGACATGGCTGCTTCAAGCTGCCCTTTATGAATTGACTGGATACCGGAACGGACAATTTCACACTGGTATGCGCCGGAGTTTAATATCAGTGCCAGCACACCGGCTGACAGCCTTTCGAAATCCACTCCCCATATTTCAAAATTAGGGAACTGGATTCCAAGGAAAGGAAGTCCAAAAAACACAAGGGAAATCTGTACAAGTACCGGAGTGCCGCGGATGACCTCTACATATACCGCAGCAACAGCCTGCAATATTTTCACACCGGAAATCTTCATAAAGGCCAGAATTACCCCCAGAAAAAGTCCGAAGAAACATGACAGAAATGAAATAATGATCGTTATCTTCGCGCCTGCCATAAAAATATCATTATATTTGACAGCGGTTTCAAGCACTATATCCATAATACAATCTCCTTAAATATCTGTATGAAGCAAACGCTTTAGGAAAATCTGTGTCCTTTCTTCCCGCGGACGGCTGAATATTTCCTCAGGACTTCCTTCTTCTACAATATACCCTTTATCCATAAATACCACACGGCTGGAAACAGAGCGGGCAAACTGCATTTCATGGGTTACCACCGCCATGGTCATACCTTCAAGAGCCACTTCTTTCATAACGGTGAGAACATCACCGACGAGTTCAGGATCAAGAGCGGAAGTCGGTTCATCAAACAGGAGCATCTTCGGTTTCATCGCAAGCGCTCTGGCAATAGCCACACGCTGCTGCTGTCCGCCGGAAAGCTCTCCCGGATAATGGTTTGCCCGATCCGCCATGCCCACGCGGGAAAGCAGCTCCATAGCTTCTT from Dialister invisus DSM 15470 includes:
- a CDS encoding ABC transporter permease, which encodes MNIRYIITSFVRMIFLLISITMISFFLITSSPMNPVDSYLGEISISEEQRAKIEEEWGLNKSPVERYITWGTHFISGDMGDSISYHEPVSKVLKERFQASLILMGTAWILSGILGFTLGVISGTYKGSILDNIIKTVSLLFASTPVFWIGLVMLVIFAVELQWFPLGLAAPAGKLSSQVTVMERLHHLILPALTLSISEISYICLHTRQKLIDIMESDYVLFAKARGESTKQIIMRHGLRNICLPAVTLQFAYISELFGGSVLAEQVFSYPGLGNAATHAGLHGDAPMLLGVAVFSALFVFAGNMMANIAYGIIDPRIREGGNLDA
- a CDS encoding ABC transporter permease, producing MPEKEISLAPLPFFNPRRKVLLIIFSGLFILIAVCLWGFFMNPELYGPNYAAKRLSPSLVHLFGTDQLGRDMFYRTISGLSLSIQIGLLSAVLSSFIALVLGSMSAIYGGKVDYIINYLVDLCMGVPHLILLILISIACNSGAIGVITGVALTHWPALTRVVRAEVMQVRSAKYVQLSRHMGKSSWYIAVRHIIPHVFPQYIVGLILLFPHAILHEAGITFLGYGLPLDTPAVGIILSESMKYLSAGMWWLAVFPGIALLITVQLFDIIGDYMKIYIDPHSARK
- a CDS encoding ABC transporter ATP-binding protein, with amino-acid sequence MTEQMNTLLDVRHLSVSFESYDAKLQKVIFTAVKDMSLTLEKGKILAIVGSSGSGKSLLAHAVMGILPDNAKTGGTFYYKGEKLTKKKIEEIRGKKMAFIPQSISFLDPLMPVGEQVQGIQGKAVRELQEKLFKHFHLKEGTDKLYPFQLSGGMARRILLSTALVGNSELIIADEPTPGLDLDTAVKALQDFRSIANEGRGIILITHDIDLAIHIADSIAIFHDGRIIETADTSTFTGDGEGLKHPYSRALFAALPQNGFRLDVCPRCGACSATWEVDEAGMRCNCEHT
- a CDS encoding ABC transporter ATP-binding protein, yielding MNILDVKSICFRYNRSPYVLKNISFSVKEGEIIVLLGPSGYGKSTLAQLISGFLKPTEGEILFEGKPLPKSGFSPVQLIYQHPEQAVNPRWKMKDILYEPGIPEENVLKEIGIQEKWYDRWPNELSGGELQRFCVARALRKNTRLLICDEMTTMLDALNQAHIWNYVLKYAKQNNITLIAITHNKYLAEKIANRIIKLPDLNHIDVDTSDI
- a CDS encoding response regulator transcription factor, whose amino-acid sequence is MLIYCVEDDESIRDLVGYALRGQGYGMEGFGCADDFYKGMKKAVPDLVLLDVMLPGEDGLSILKKIREREANIPIIMMTAKSSEFDVVRGLDLGADDYVIKPFGIMELLSRIRSVLRRSGKMAENKGELLSFGTIRADRNRHVVTVDEKEVAVTLKEFQLLCYLLLNKGIVLSREQIMQAVWDIPFEMESRTIDMHIMSLRQKLGGEGAAIRTIRGVGYRLGEREK
- a CDS encoding pseudouridine synthase is translated as MRLDKFLSDMNMGTRTELKRDIRKGAVQVNGEKITDPGFMVNENDEIIFAGEPVPYFRYEYYMLNKPAGVITATEDRYQKTVLDFFGERRRKDLSPVGRLDKDTVGLLLVTNDGGFHHRLLSPKKHIDKEYYARIDGRVDEADREKFEKGIYVDEIFTALPAKLMIDGYRENALESDFMDLANSRAPKSALENGVSEIRVVVQEGKFHQIKRMFHALGKEVIYLKRIRIGSVVLDPTLEEGTYRRLTAGEVAALEKNGHM
- a CDS encoding transporter substrate-binding domain-containing protein, producing MNARKMIRAVILGIAASAALFVSGCSDGNKAPDQGAVQKESPLMQKIKKQGKLVVGTASGYPPYEFIDTSVGEKKVIGIDMALAQKIADELGVKLEVQDMNFQALLTSLTGGKVDIAIAGINPTEERKKSMDFSADYLPTEQKVIIRKEDGSRYKKLEDLFGKTVGVQKSTTQEALAKEKIKDTKIVSLAHVPEVVLELKQGKVDGLVVEGIVGGQYLVFNDDLMFSEVEFPNAVKSSAAAVQKGNEDVVAVVNKVIKENTDNGNFKKWTDEYSRKAVENADKQ
- a CDS encoding transporter substrate-binding domain-containing protein, which codes for MKHAVRSAILGLAAVCALAISGCGDSSRTAAPQNAQAQGNLMQKIKEKGKIVVGTSSGYPPYVFVDAASGEKKVIGLDIELAQQIADKLGVKLEVQDMGFSALLSSVTANKVDIAVGGIFPTAEREKAMAFSKSYLPTEQKLLIKKDDAAKYKTAADLKGAVIGAEKSTTQEAAAQKVEGAKSVGLTSVPDAVLELKHGKLNGIIIEGIVARQYLIFNPDLVLADVTFPDAKKLSAVALQKGNDDLVKLINDVIDENTKNGNFEKWVDEYSKVAVEKAK
- a CDS encoding amino acid ABC transporter permease; the protein is MDIVLETAVKYNDIFMAGAKITIIISFLSCFFGLFLGVILAFMKISGVKILQAVAAVYVEVIRGTPVLVQISLVFFGLPFLGIQFPNFEIWGVDFERLSAGVLALILNSGAYQCEIVRSGIQSIHKGQLEAAMSLGFSKWESMVRIIIPQAIRNILPVIGNEFVTLIKESSQVSVIGMADLMYTAATIQGISFQPFPPLVIVAVYYFVMTFFVSSCLRVLEIRLKVRSVR
- a CDS encoding amino acid ABC transporter ATP-binding protein, which codes for MMIDAAGTHVIYEVKHLEKSFGKVEVLKDINIQIGNGEVLTIIGPSGSGKSTFLRCLNLLEKPTGGELWFDGRLIDGKTDVKMLRRDVGMVFQSFNLFPMFSAVENVMYAPVHINKLDKKQAKEEAMELLSRVGMADRANHYPGELSGGQQQRVAIARALAMKPKMLLFDEPTSALDPELVGDVLTVMKEVALEGMTMAVVTHEMQFARSVSSRVVFMDKGYIVEEGSPEEIFSRPREERTQIFLKRLLHTDI